One segment of Streptomyces sp. NA02950 DNA contains the following:
- a CDS encoding TetR/AcrR family transcriptional regulator C-terminal domain-containing protein, producing MRRTLHRRAGHRTPAPRPGADGRCDARPLYGDPLPEPWEDRARALAGRYRSALLSHRDGARVVAGTHVAEDNTLRFADALTGAFLAGGHDPAEAAWRTRALVDFTLGLVQGEQAADGAGSPEPLRRAATPERYPAIAAAVPHFGGFEDRFGHGVGLIVGGRTREPDDRGFDHTRQPMTRADGGSGIPMSHETHQ from the coding sequence GTGCGGCGGACGCTACACCGCCGGGCCGGACACCGCACCCCGGCGCCACGGCCGGGCGCTGATGGCCGATGCGATGCTCGACCGCTGTACGGCGACCCGCTTCCGGAACCGTGGGAGGACCGGGCGCGCGCCCTGGCCGGACGGTATCGCTCGGCGCTGCTCTCCCACCGGGACGGGGCGCGGGTGGTGGCCGGTACGCATGTGGCCGAGGACAACACCCTCCGGTTCGCCGACGCCCTGACGGGCGCGTTCCTGGCCGGGGGCCACGATCCGGCGGAAGCGGCGTGGCGGACCCGGGCCCTGGTGGACTTCACCCTCGGCCTGGTCCAGGGGGAACAGGCGGCGGACGGCGCCGGGAGCCCGGAGCCGCTGCGGCGGGCGGCCACCCCCGAGCGCTATCCCGCAATCGCCGCGGCCGTACCGCACTTCGGCGGCTTCGAGGACCGCTTCGGGCACGGCGTCGGCCTCATCGTCGGCGGCCGGACCCGGGAGCCCGACGACCGCGGGTTTGATCACACTCGGCAGCCGATGACGCGTGCCGACGGCGGTTCCGGGATACCCATGTCGCATGAGACGCATCAGTGA
- the meaB gene encoding methylmalonyl Co-A mutase-associated GTPase MeaB produces the protein MRSVKRPAIDIDTYAKGVLDGSRAYIARAITLVESTRPDHRDLAQRLLIELLPYTGGARRVGISGVPGVGKSTFIDALGTMLTGLGHRVAVLAVDPSSSRTGGSILGDKTRMERLSVDPNAFVRPSPSAGTLGGVARATRESMVVMEAAGYDVVLVETVGVGQSETAVANMVDSFLLLSLARTGDQLQGIKKGVLELADVVTINKADGPHARDAKSAARELAGALRLLQPPDAPWNPPVLTCSARENTGLDVVWERLEQHRRVLEATGALDTKRRDQQVDWTWSMVRDQLLARLHAHPGVRRLGPLLEQEVRDGTLTATLAADRLLETFRATDDT, from the coding sequence ATGCGGTCAGTCAAGCGACCGGCGATCGACATCGACACCTACGCCAAGGGGGTGCTCGACGGATCGCGCGCGTACATCGCCCGCGCGATCACCCTCGTCGAGTCCACCCGGCCCGACCACCGCGATCTCGCCCAGCGGCTGCTGATCGAGCTGCTGCCGTACACCGGCGGGGCGCGGCGGGTCGGTATCAGCGGGGTGCCCGGGGTGGGCAAGTCCACCTTCATCGACGCCCTGGGCACCATGCTCACCGGACTCGGCCACCGGGTCGCGGTGCTCGCCGTCGACCCGTCCTCCAGCCGTACCGGCGGCTCCATCCTGGGCGACAAGACCCGGATGGAGCGGCTGTCCGTCGACCCGAACGCCTTCGTCCGCCCCTCGCCGAGCGCCGGAACGCTCGGCGGGGTCGCCCGCGCCACCCGCGAGTCCATGGTGGTCATGGAGGCCGCGGGCTATGACGTGGTGCTGGTGGAGACGGTCGGGGTCGGCCAGTCCGAGACCGCCGTGGCCAACATGGTCGACTCCTTCCTGCTGCTCTCCCTGGCCCGCACCGGCGATCAGCTCCAGGGCATCAAGAAGGGCGTACTGGAGCTGGCCGACGTCGTCACCATCAACAAGGCCGACGGACCGCACGCCCGCGACGCCAAGTCCGCGGCCCGTGAACTGGCGGGCGCGCTCCGGCTGTTGCAGCCCCCGGACGCACCCTGGAACCCGCCCGTCCTGACCTGTAGCGCCCGTGAGAACACCGGTCTTGATGTGGTGTGGGAGCGCCTGGAACAGCACCGGCGGGTGCTGGAGGCCACCGGTGCGCTGGACACCAAGCGCCGCGACCAGCAGGTCGACTGGACCTGGTCGATGGTGCGCGACCAGCTGCTGGCCCGGCTGCACGCCCACCCCGGGGTACGCCGCCTCGGACCGCTGCTGGAACAGGAGGTCCGCGACGGCACGCTGACCGCGACACTGGCCGCGGACCGGCTGC
- a CDS encoding MAB_1171c family putative transporter: MFDLVYLCFGAAAWALAGYKARAWFRDRGNADLGLACVMTAAVANVFLLSAPRVYRWFDRLVGVANLAMVLLYSSVVVFATGALVLLLRWTGSAIRPRTVVAAVGAVWAVAVTGFAVGRPDAVEHPRDFSTAYAHEPGVVLFLVLYLAIFGSGLAGLGVLCPRYAATLRGSWLARGLRVLAAGCWLGLVYCACKLIGFVFSWAGRDLYWLSNGVAPLTASVAALLVLAGFAIPAGGPRASAWRRFRRLRPLWREVTAQAPEVAMGHSRWAGWWPLADLEWRANRQMAEIRDVQRGVRRHVEADVLEIARVKGRAARFDDWQLAAVVEAAALRRGLLNQARGHLPVSAADSVVVTTKTELADEHEHLARVADVYRLPLVDEVLAELGEGTAAPRR, from the coding sequence GTGTTTGACCTGGTGTACCTGTGCTTCGGCGCCGCCGCATGGGCACTGGCCGGATACAAGGCCCGCGCCTGGTTCCGCGACCGCGGCAACGCCGACCTGGGCCTCGCCTGTGTGATGACCGCCGCCGTGGCCAACGTCTTCCTGCTCTCTGCGCCCCGTGTCTACCGCTGGTTCGACCGGCTGGTGGGCGTGGCCAATCTGGCCATGGTCCTCCTCTACTCCTCGGTGGTGGTGTTCGCCACCGGCGCCCTGGTGCTGCTGCTGCGCTGGACGGGGTCGGCGATCCGGCCCCGTACCGTGGTGGCCGCGGTGGGCGCGGTGTGGGCCGTGGCGGTCACGGGCTTCGCCGTCGGCCGCCCGGACGCCGTGGAGCACCCCCGGGACTTCAGCACCGCCTATGCGCATGAGCCCGGAGTGGTCCTCTTCCTGGTGCTGTATTTGGCCATTTTCGGAAGTGGACTCGCGGGTCTTGGCGTCCTGTGCCCGCGCTATGCCGCGACCCTGCGCGGCTCCTGGCTCGCCCGGGGGCTGCGAGTGCTCGCCGCCGGGTGCTGGCTGGGCCTGGTGTACTGTGCCTGCAAGCTGATCGGCTTTGTCTTCTCCTGGGCGGGCCGCGATCTGTACTGGCTCTCCAACGGCGTGGCCCCGCTCACCGCTTCGGTCGCCGCCCTGCTCGTACTGGCCGGGTTCGCCATTCCGGCCGGGGGCCCCCGCGCCTCCGCGTGGCGCCGGTTCCGGCGGCTGCGGCCGCTGTGGCGGGAAGTCACCGCCCAGGCGCCCGAGGTCGCCATGGGCCACTCGCGCTGGGCCGGCTGGTGGCCACTGGCCGATCTGGAGTGGCGGGCCAACCGGCAGATGGCGGAGATCCGTGACGTCCAGCGCGGCGTACGACGCCATGTGGAGGCCGACGTTCTCGAGATCGCCCGTGTCAAGGGCCGGGCCGCGCGGTTCGACGATTGGCAACTTGCTGCCGTAGTGGAAGCAGCGGCGCTGAGACGCGGTTTGCTGAATCAAGCGCGCGGACACCTACCGGTGTCCGCCGCGGACAGCGTGGTGGTGACGACGAAAACCGAACTGGCCGACGAGCACGAGCACTTGGCCCGGGTCGCCGATGTCTACCGGCTGCCACTGGTGGACGAGGTGCTCGCGGAGCTGGGGGAGGGGACCGCCGCACCGCGGCGGTGA
- a CDS encoding helix-turn-helix domain-containing protein — protein MAVGDDRSPDDAGSRLADRLNYLFATMHPPGAPYTNAHVAEEISGSEEYGKAGLTEQYLSMLRNGKRTNPSPDLLRALAKFFAVPVGYLLGDLSPSQAERVEEEVRFLVAMRDKRVRGIALRSMGLPPEVQDSLTAIISQFRQQMNLPPEPAGPEGPADPDGGAPRDRR, from the coding sequence ATGGCCGTCGGGGACGACAGGTCACCGGATGACGCCGGCAGCCGGCTGGCGGACCGGCTCAACTACCTGTTCGCGACCATGCACCCGCCGGGCGCTCCCTACACCAACGCCCATGTCGCCGAGGAGATCAGCGGAAGCGAGGAGTACGGCAAGGCGGGACTGACCGAGCAGTATCTGTCGATGCTGCGCAACGGCAAGCGCACCAACCCGAGTCCGGACCTGCTGCGCGCACTGGCCAAGTTCTTCGCCGTGCCCGTCGGTTATCTGCTCGGCGACCTGTCGCCGTCGCAGGCGGAGCGGGTGGAGGAAGAGGTGCGGTTCCTGGTCGCGATGCGCGACAAGCGGGTCCGCGGCATCGCGCTGCGCTCCATGGGCCTCCCGCCGGAGGTCCAGGACAGCCTCACCGCCATCATCTCCCAGTTCCGGCAGCAGATGAACCTTCCGCCGGAACCGGCCGGACCCGAGGGACCCGCGGATCCGGACGGCGGGGCACCGCGTGACCGACGGTGA
- the scpA gene encoding methylmalonyl-CoA mutase, giving the protein MTGGPQEAGKIPDFSGIELEAPGEHHAGGTDDWAAALSDNVGKGVEDLVWDTPEGIGVKPLYTAEDLTGLDFLGTYPGAAPYLRGPYPTMYVNQPWTIRQYAGFSTAEESNAFYRRNLAAGQKGLSVAFDLPTHRGYDSDHPRVTGDVGMAGVAIDSIYDMRQLFDGIPLDRMSVSMTMNGAVLPVLALYIVAAEEQGVPPEKLAGTIQNDILKEFMVRNTYIYPPQPSMRIISDIFAFTSQRMPRYNSISISGYHIQEAGATADLELAYTLADGVEYLRAGLEAGMDVDAFAPRLSFFWAIGMNFFMEIAKLRAARLLWAKLVKQFDPKNPKSLSLRTHSQTSGWSLTAQDVFNNVARTCVEAMAATQGHTQSLHTNALDEALALPTDFSARIARNTQILLQQESGTCRVIDPWGGSAYVEKLTHDLARRAWQHIEEVEAAGGMAKAIDAGIPKLRVEEAAARTQARIDSGRQPVIGVNKYRVDSDEQIEVLKVDNTSVRAQQIDKLRRLRAERDEAVCQDALRRLTAAAESGPGTGLEGNLLALAVDAARAKATVGEISDALEKVYGRHSGQIRTISGVYRDEAGPSSGVDRTRKLVEEFERAEGRRPRILVAKMGQDGHDRGQKVIATAFADLGFDVDVGPLFQTPEEVARQAVEADVHIVGVSSLAAGHLTLVPALREQLAEAGREDITIVVGGVIPPQDVQTLHEAGAAAVFLPGTVIPDAAHDLVRSLAADLGHEL; this is encoded by the coding sequence ATGACGGGCGGTCCGCAGGAAGCCGGAAAGATTCCGGACTTCTCGGGAATCGAGCTCGAAGCGCCCGGTGAGCACCACGCGGGCGGAACCGACGACTGGGCCGCCGCGCTGAGCGACAACGTCGGCAAGGGCGTTGAGGACCTGGTGTGGGACACCCCGGAGGGCATCGGGGTCAAACCGCTGTACACCGCCGAGGACCTGACCGGCCTGGACTTCCTGGGCACCTACCCCGGTGCCGCGCCCTATCTGCGCGGCCCGTACCCGACGATGTACGTCAACCAGCCCTGGACGATCCGGCAGTACGCGGGCTTCTCCACCGCCGAGGAGTCCAACGCCTTCTACCGCCGTAACCTGGCGGCCGGTCAGAAGGGCCTGTCGGTCGCGTTCGACCTGCCCACCCACCGCGGCTACGACAGCGATCACCCCCGGGTGACCGGCGACGTCGGCATGGCGGGCGTGGCCATCGACTCCATCTACGACATGCGTCAGCTCTTCGACGGCATCCCGCTGGACCGGATGAGCGTGTCGATGACGATGAACGGCGCGGTGCTGCCCGTGCTCGCGCTGTACATCGTGGCCGCCGAGGAGCAGGGAGTGCCGCCGGAGAAGCTGGCGGGGACCATCCAGAACGACATTCTCAAGGAGTTCATGGTCCGCAACACCTACATCTATCCGCCGCAGCCGTCGATGCGGATCATCTCCGACATCTTCGCGTTCACCTCGCAGCGGATGCCCCGCTACAACTCCATCTCCATCTCCGGCTACCACATCCAGGAGGCCGGAGCCACGGCCGATCTGGAGCTGGCGTACACCCTGGCCGACGGTGTGGAGTACCTGCGGGCCGGACTGGAGGCCGGGATGGACGTGGACGCGTTCGCACCGCGGCTGTCGTTCTTCTGGGCCATCGGCATGAACTTCTTCATGGAGATCGCCAAGTTGCGGGCGGCCCGGCTGCTGTGGGCCAAGCTGGTCAAGCAGTTCGACCCCAAGAACCCCAAGTCGCTGAGTCTGCGCACCCATTCGCAGACCTCCGGCTGGTCGCTCACCGCCCAGGACGTGTTCAACAACGTGGCGCGCACCTGCGTCGAGGCGATGGCCGCCACCCAGGGCCACACCCAGTCGCTGCACACCAACGCCCTGGACGAGGCGCTCGCGCTGCCCACCGACTTCTCCGCGCGCATCGCCCGTAACACCCAGATCCTGCTCCAGCAGGAGTCGGGCACCTGCCGGGTGATCGACCCCTGGGGCGGCAGCGCCTACGTCGAGAAGCTCACCCACGACCTGGCGCGGCGGGCCTGGCAGCACATCGAGGAGGTCGAGGCGGCCGGCGGGATGGCCAAGGCCATCGACGCGGGCATTCCCAAGCTGCGGGTCGAGGAGGCCGCGGCCCGCACCCAGGCGCGTATCGACTCCGGCCGCCAGCCGGTGATCGGCGTCAACAAGTACCGGGTGGACAGTGATGAGCAGATCGAGGTCCTCAAGGTCGACAACACCTCGGTGCGCGCCCAGCAGATCGACAAGCTGCGGCGGCTGCGCGCCGAGCGGGACGAGGCGGTGTGCCAGGACGCGCTGCGGCGGCTGACCGCCGCCGCCGAGTCCGGCCCGGGCACCGGTCTGGAGGGCAATCTGCTGGCCCTCGCCGTCGACGCGGCCCGCGCCAAGGCCACCGTGGGCGAGATCTCCGACGCACTGGAGAAGGTCTACGGGCGCCACTCGGGCCAGATCCGTACGATCTCCGGTGTGTACCGAGACGAGGCCGGACCGTCGTCCGGCGTGGACCGCACCCGCAAGCTGGTGGAGGAGTTCGAGCGCGCCGAAGGCCGCCGCCCCCGCATCCTGGTCGCCAAGATGGGCCAGGACGGGCACGACCGCGGCCAGAAGGTGATCGCCACCGCCTTCGCCGACCTCGGCTTCGACGTCGACGTCGGCCCGCTGTTCCAGACCCCGGAGGAGGTCGCGCGGCAGGCGGTGGAGGCCGATGTGCACATCGTCGGCGTCTCCTCGCTCGCGGCCGGCCACCTCACCCTGGTGCCCGCGCTGCGCGAGCAGCTGGCCGAGGCGGGGCGCGAGGACATCACCATCGTCGTGGGCGGGGTCATCCCGCCGCAGGACGTCCAGACCCTGCACGAGGCCGGGGCCGCCGCCGTCTTCCTGCCGGGCACGGTCATCCCCGACGCCGCCCACGACCTGGTCAGGTCGCTCGCCGCCGACCTCGGCCACGAGCTGTAG
- a CDS encoding GDP-mannose 4,6-dehydratase, translating to MSQNSFATATATATATVAVTGAEGFIGSHLVEALVATGHRVRAMVQYNSFSSFGWLETLPNEVMANVEVVLGDVRDPGSVNGLLRGTEAVYHLAALIAIPYSYRAPHSYVETNVTGTLNVLEAVRHLEIPRLVHTSTSETYGTARTVPITEDHPVNTRSPYAASKAGGDRLADSYHASFGTPVVTLRPFNTFGPRQSMRAVIPTVIGQVAAGRTTITLGDLRPTRDFTFVKDTAAAFLAVGTAPAADVVGHTFNAGTGGEISVGDLSVLVGKLMDTVLDVREDAQRVRPADSEVMRLVCDASRLRAATGWTPAHTLEDGLEHTIAFFRDPANLARYKTDLYNV from the coding sequence ATGTCCCAGAACAGCTTCGCCACCGCCACCGCCACCGCCACCGCCACCGTCGCCGTCACCGGAGCGGAGGGTTTCATCGGCTCACACCTCGTCGAGGCGCTCGTGGCCACCGGCCACCGGGTGCGCGCGATGGTGCAGTACAACTCCTTCTCGTCCTTCGGCTGGCTGGAGACGCTGCCCAACGAGGTGATGGCCAACGTCGAAGTGGTCCTCGGAGACGTCCGCGACCCGGGATCGGTGAACGGACTCCTCCGGGGCACCGAGGCCGTCTATCATCTCGCCGCCCTGATCGCGATCCCGTACTCCTACCGGGCCCCGCACAGCTATGTCGAAACCAATGTGACCGGCACCCTCAACGTGCTGGAGGCGGTGCGCCACCTGGAGATCCCGCGGCTGGTGCACACCTCCACCAGTGAGACCTACGGAACCGCGCGGACCGTCCCGATCACCGAGGACCACCCCGTCAACACCCGGTCCCCGTACGCCGCTTCCAAGGCCGGAGGGGACCGACTGGCCGACAGCTACCACGCCAGTTTCGGCACCCCCGTGGTCACCCTGCGGCCGTTCAACACCTTCGGCCCGCGCCAGTCCATGCGCGCCGTGATCCCCACCGTCATCGGCCAGGTGGCGGCCGGGCGGACCACCATCACCCTCGGGGACCTGCGCCCCACCCGCGACTTCACCTTCGTCAAGGACACCGCGGCCGCCTTCCTCGCCGTCGGCACCGCCCCCGCAGCCGATGTGGTCGGCCACACCTTCAACGCGGGCACCGGCGGCGAGATCTCCGTCGGAGATCTGAGCGTCCTCGTCGGCAAGCTGATGGACACCGTGCTCGACGTCCGCGAGGACGCCCAGCGGGTACGGCCCGCCGACTCCGAGGTGATGCGACTGGTGTGCGACGCGTCCCGGCTGCGCGCCGCCACCGGCTGGACCCCCGCGCACACGCTCGAGGACGGCCTGGAGCACACCATCGCCTTCTTCCGCGACCCGGCGAACCTCGCCCGCTACAAGACGGACCTCTACAACGTCTGA
- a CDS encoding ImmA/IrrE family metallo-endopeptidase codes for MRVGRIRRRCKRLIKELGLPASTDLPGLCAIVTERVGRPVHLVPMSLGGVVSGMTAATDDGLWIFYELRTSPWHQIHIVLHEIGHLLLGHEQDPAVTEDALRLWTPSVDVTTAMRRLGMTPGFARHHAYDNLTERETEVLGTLLMERVVPSSSDHGLPLRGRAAELAAALGPALRHVRDADGTRPPREAPGTGGGGARV; via the coding sequence ATGCGAGTGGGCCGGATACGACGGCGGTGCAAGCGGCTCATCAAGGAGCTCGGGCTGCCCGCCTCGACCGATCTGCCGGGTCTGTGCGCGATCGTGACGGAACGGGTCGGACGCCCCGTCCATCTGGTGCCGATGAGCCTGGGCGGTGTGGTCTCGGGCATGACGGCCGCCACCGACGACGGGCTCTGGATCTTCTACGAGCTCAGGACGTCCCCGTGGCACCAGATCCACATCGTGCTGCACGAGATCGGCCATCTGCTGCTCGGACATGAGCAGGACCCGGCCGTCACCGAGGACGCGCTGCGCCTGTGGACCCCGTCCGTCGATGTCACCACCGCCATGCGGCGTCTGGGCATGACCCCGGGCTTCGCCCGCCACCACGCCTACGACAACCTCACCGAGCGCGAAACCGAGGTCCTGGGCACCCTGCTGATGGAGCGTGTGGTGCCCAGTTCGTCCGACCACGGACTGCCGCTCCGGGGGCGGGCCGCCGAACTGGCCGCCGCCCTCGGCCCGGCGCTGCGCCATGTGCGCGACGCGGACGGCACCCGGCCACCGCGGGAAGCCCCCGGCACCGGCGGCGGTGGGGCCCGTGTTTGA
- the mutA gene encoding methylmalonyl-CoA mutase small subunit: MTVLPDGLPLADEFPDVTRDEWRHLVEGVLRKSGTSDAVGEQAEAALATALEDGISVRPLYTAEDAPQDAGFPGFAPFVRGGRPEGSAVSGWDVRQRHTDADPARTNRAVLTDLENGVSSVWLAVGEAGVPVEALPEALNGVYLDLAPVVLDAGADFEAAARALLRLYGDREVPPHAALGNLGADPLGLVARTGRDADLPGHLAAAAGLAALSHRDHPGVRALTVDALPYHEAGGSAAQELGCSLATGVAYLRTLTAAGLSAEAACGELEFRYAATADQFLTIAKLRAARRLWARVAQVCGAVPEAAAQRQHAVTSPVMMTRRDPWVNMLRTTVASLAAGVGGADAVTVLPFDSAIGRPDDFARRVARNTSTILLEESHLARVIDPGGGSWYIERLTDDVARAAWAWFQEIERAGGLAAALASGLVRDRLADTWARRSRALARRKEPITGVSEFPNLAEQPVERETAPATPGGGLPRVRRDEAYEALRARSDAHQAAEGTRPRVFLAALGPAAAHTARATFAANLFQAGGVEAVTATGETVSVTAETVADAFAASGARVACLCSSDTLYAEEAAGVAERLKAAGALQVYLAGRPGDRQDEYEQAGVDGFVFAGCDAVEVLSSALDIMGVA; encoded by the coding sequence ATGACGGTCCTGCCTGACGGCCTTCCCCTAGCCGACGAATTCCCGGATGTGACGCGTGACGAATGGCGCCACCTCGTCGAAGGAGTGCTGCGTAAAAGCGGCACCTCGGACGCCGTAGGCGAACAGGCCGAAGCGGCCCTCGCGACCGCGCTCGAGGACGGGATCTCCGTCCGCCCGCTCTACACCGCCGAAGACGCCCCCCAGGACGCGGGTTTCCCCGGCTTCGCCCCGTTCGTCCGCGGCGGACGTCCCGAGGGCTCCGCGGTCTCCGGCTGGGACGTTCGCCAGCGCCACACCGACGCAGACCCGGCCCGCACCAACCGGGCCGTGCTGACCGACCTGGAGAACGGCGTCAGCTCGGTGTGGCTGGCGGTCGGCGAGGCCGGAGTGCCCGTCGAGGCGCTGCCCGAGGCGCTGAACGGCGTCTATCTCGACCTGGCCCCCGTGGTCCTCGACGCGGGCGCCGACTTCGAGGCCGCCGCCCGCGCCCTGCTGCGGCTCTACGGCGACCGCGAGGTCCCGCCGCACGCGGCGCTCGGCAATCTCGGCGCCGACCCGCTGGGCCTGGTGGCCCGCACCGGCCGGGACGCCGACCTGCCGGGGCACCTGGCCGCCGCCGCCGGCCTTGCGGCCCTCAGCCACCGCGACCACCCCGGCGTCCGGGCCCTCACCGTGGACGCGCTGCCGTACCACGAGGCCGGTGGCTCCGCCGCCCAGGAACTCGGCTGCTCGCTCGCCACGGGCGTGGCCTATCTGCGGACCCTGACCGCCGCCGGGCTGAGCGCCGAAGCCGCCTGCGGGGAACTGGAGTTCCGCTACGCGGCCACCGCCGACCAGTTCCTGACCATCGCCAAACTGCGCGCCGCCCGGCGGCTGTGGGCCCGGGTCGCGCAGGTGTGCGGCGCGGTCCCGGAGGCGGCCGCCCAGCGCCAGCACGCGGTGACCTCCCCGGTGATGATGACCCGGCGCGACCCCTGGGTGAACATGCTCCGCACCACCGTGGCGAGCCTGGCCGCCGGGGTCGGCGGCGCCGACGCCGTCACCGTGCTGCCCTTCGACAGCGCCATCGGCCGGCCCGACGACTTCGCCCGCCGCGTCGCCCGCAACACCTCCACCATCCTGCTCGAGGAATCGCACCTCGCCCGGGTGATCGACCCCGGCGGCGGCTCCTGGTACATCGAGCGGCTCACCGACGACGTGGCCCGCGCCGCCTGGGCCTGGTTCCAGGAGATCGAGCGCGCCGGCGGCCTCGCCGCCGCCCTCGCCTCCGGCCTGGTGCGCGACCGGCTGGCCGACACCTGGGCCCGCCGCTCCCGCGCCCTCGCCCGCCGCAAGGAGCCGATCACCGGCGTCAGCGAGTTCCCGAACCTCGCCGAGCAGCCCGTGGAGCGCGAGACCGCCCCCGCGACCCCCGGCGGCGGACTGCCGCGGGTGCGCCGCGACGAGGCGTACGAGGCGCTGCGCGCCCGGTCCGACGCCCACCAGGCCGCCGAGGGCACCCGGCCCCGGGTCTTCCTGGCCGCGCTCGGCCCCGCGGCCGCGCACACCGCGCGCGCCACCTTCGCCGCCAACCTCTTCCAGGCGGGCGGTGTCGAGGCGGTCACCGCGACGGGGGAGACGGTCTCCGTGACCGCCGAGACCGTCGCCGACGCCTTCGCCGCCAGCGGCGCCCGCGTGGCGTGCCTGTGCTCCAGCGACACGCTGTACGCGGAGGAGGCCGCGGGCGTCGCCGAGCGGCTGAAGGCCGCCGGTGCGCTCCAGGTGTATCTGGCCGGGCGGCCCGGGGATCGACAGGATGAGTACGAGCAAGCCGGGGTGGACGGATTCGTCTTCGCGGGCTGCGACGCGGTCGAGGTCCTCTCCTCGGCCCTGGACATCATGGGGGTGGCGTGA
- a CDS encoding cytochrome P450, translating to MTANSTPRDTTGLLTDPYATCAALREEGPVHRISGPDGNPAWLVTRYEDVRRAFADPRLSLDKSNALPGNFRGFALPPALDANLLNMDPPDHTRVRRLVVKAFTAGRVEAMREGVRRLADELLDAVESAGRADLIADYAGPLPIVVICDLLGVPQRDRHDFRAWTDTLITPDPNRPEQAKEAIGNMLRFYTGLIAAKREEPGDDLLSGLIAARDDGEGGPGGTDRLSEDELTSLAFLLLFAGYENVVHLIGNSVSGLLDRPEPLRALREKPDGIPAAVEEFARHDGPAPLSIRRFPLEDIEIGGVTVPAGETVLLSIASANRDPHHFEDPDHFNPHVVRSGHLAFGHGIHYCLGAPLARMEAEVALEALLRRFPGLRLDVSKEELRWRPSIRTRGLISLPVAW from the coding sequence ATGACCGCGAACTCCACCCCCCGCGACACCACCGGGCTGCTGACCGATCCGTACGCCACCTGCGCCGCCCTCCGGGAGGAGGGCCCGGTCCACCGGATCAGCGGGCCCGACGGCAATCCGGCCTGGTTGGTCACCCGCTACGAGGACGTCCGGCGGGCGTTCGCCGACCCCCGGCTCTCGCTGGACAAGAGCAACGCCCTGCCCGGCAACTTCCGCGGCTTCGCCCTGCCGCCCGCCCTCGACGCCAACCTCCTCAACATGGACCCGCCGGACCACACCCGGGTCCGCCGACTGGTGGTCAAGGCGTTCACCGCGGGCCGGGTCGAGGCGATGCGGGAGGGGGTACGGCGGCTGGCGGACGAATTGCTGGACGCCGTGGAGTCCGCCGGACGCGCCGATCTGATCGCGGACTACGCCGGGCCGCTGCCCATCGTGGTGATCTGCGATCTGCTGGGTGTGCCGCAGCGCGACCGGCACGACTTCCGGGCCTGGACCGACACCCTGATCACCCCCGATCCCAACCGTCCGGAGCAGGCGAAGGAGGCGATCGGCAACATGCTGCGCTTCTACACCGGACTGATCGCCGCCAAGCGCGAGGAGCCCGGGGACGATCTGCTCTCCGGTCTGATCGCGGCCCGCGACGACGGCGAGGGCGGCCCCGGCGGGACGGACCGGCTGAGTGAGGACGAACTGACCTCACTCGCCTTTCTCCTCCTCTTCGCCGGATACGAAAATGTGGTCCATCTCATCGGGAATTCTGTATCCGGTCTGCTCGACCGCCCCGAACCGCTGCGCGCACTGCGCGAGAAACCGGACGGGATCCCGGCCGCGGTCGAGGAATTCGCCCGCCACGACGGACCGGCCCCGCTCTCGATCCGCCGCTTCCCGCTCGAGGACATCGAGATCGGCGGAGTGACCGTTCCCGCGGGGGAGACGGTGCTGCTCTCCATCGCCTCCGCCAACCGTGATCCCCACCACTTCGAGGATCCGGATCACTTCAATCCACATGTTGTCCGGTCCGGGCACCTTGCGTTCGGCCACGGCATCCACTACTGCCTCGGTGCGCCGCTGGCCCGGATGGAGGCCGAAGTGGCGCTGGAGGCCCTGTTGAGGCGCTTTCCGGGGCTGCGACTCGATGTTTCGAAGGAGGAGCTGCGATGGCGGCCATCGATCCGCACACGTGGCCTGATCTCGCTGCCCGTCGCATGGTGA
- a CDS encoding spherulation-specific family 4 protein, whose protein sequence is MLGARTAVLNPGTHPDPGYAVLGDLLVTFGGGWDTCRHTEVPGWTAAHPPERLCQVVYAAPRGRGGRVADTARGRGAAVRCAVPGHGANPWQSAPDGLENAPGHGG, encoded by the coding sequence ATGCTCGGTGCCCGGACGGCCGTCCTCAACCCCGGCACCCATCCCGACCCCGGCTATGCCGTCCTCGGCGATCTGCTGGTCACCTTCGGGGGAGGCTGGGACACCTGTCGGCACACCGAGGTGCCCGGCTGGACCGCGGCGCATCCACCGGAGCGCTTGTGCCAGGTGGTGTACGCCGCGCCCCGCGGCCGGGGCGGCCGGGTGGCCGATACCGCGCGCGGGCGCGGCGCCGCCGTGCGCTGCGCGGTGCCGGGCCACGGCGCCAACCCCTGGCAGTCCGCCCCCGACGGACTGGAGAACGCCCCCGGCCACGGAGGGTGA